A stretch of Dasypus novemcinctus isolate mDasNov1 chromosome 14, mDasNov1.1.hap2, whole genome shotgun sequence DNA encodes these proteins:
- the CRH gene encoding corticoliberin gives MRLPLLVSAGVLLVALLPCPPCRAFLSRGPAPGARQGPRVPPLLDFFQAPPQPEQPQQQPLPVLLRMGEEYFLRLGNLDKSPAAPLSPASSPLAGGSGRRPSPDEAAANFFRALLQQLPLPRRSLDIPAGPAEGRAENALGDHQEAQERERRSEEAPISLDLTFHLLREVLEMARAEQLAQQAHSNRKLMEIIGK, from the coding sequence ATGCGGCTGCCGCTGCTGGTGTCCGCGGGCGTCTTGCTGGTGGCTCTCCTGCCCTGCCCGCCATGCAGGGCCTTCCTCAGCCGGGGACCCGCCCCGGGCGCCCGGCAGGGCCCGCGGGTCCCCCCACTCCTGGATTTCTTCCAGGCGCCGCCGCAGCCCGAGCAGCCCCAGCAGCAGCCTCTACCCGTCCTGCTCCGCATGGGGGAGGAATACTTCCTCCGCCTGGGGAACCTCGACAAAAGCCCCGCTGCCCCCCTCTCGCCGGCCTCCTCGCCCCTTGCTGGAGGCAGCGGCAGGCGCCCCTCGCCCGACGAGGCTGCAGCTAACTTTTTCCGCGCGTTGCTGCAGCAGCTGCCGCTGCCCCGGCGCTCGCTCGACATCCCGGCGGGTCCGGCGGAGGGGCGCGCCGAGAACGCCCTCGGCGACCACCAGGAGGCACAGGAGAGGGAGAGGCGGTCTGAGGAGGCGCCCATCTCGCTGGATCTCACCTTCCACCTCCTCCGTGAAGTCTTGGAAATGGCCAGGGCCGAGCAACTAGCGCAACAAGCTCACAGCAACAGGAAACTGATGGAGATTATTGGGAAATGA